A single region of the Lysinibacillus sp. B2A1 genome encodes:
- a CDS encoding acyl-CoA dehydrogenase has translation MSEMKDMITEVVERMLKENVDKDLVDTVEQGDWAPALWELFEENGMTIVAVTEENGGAGGDIEDLLNIVRLTGKYAAPIPFFETTFANYLLEYSKLQVLEGLATYRLSMNQVFTLESGTLTGEAHHIPWARHVKHLVTLAHSTEGTHLVAIDLSQAEIKQGTNLAGEPRDTVTFQHALISQMSAVLSPNEIHTLTTLCTAFQLALMTGAIDKINDLTVQYTKEREQFGRPIHRFQLVQQHIVHLAGETAIALAAFNNVTEALLTNNEKSEVAYARIRFEEIIQTVTTISHQVHAAIGTTHEHSLHQFTRRLWAWRDEGVDSSYWTNIVALQLMENSEDSLWTYLTSSSPLLKVEG, from the coding sequence ATGAGTGAGATGAAAGACATGATTACAGAAGTTGTTGAGCGCATGTTAAAGGAAAATGTCGATAAAGATTTAGTCGATACTGTAGAACAAGGTGATTGGGCACCGGCATTATGGGAATTATTTGAGGAAAATGGTATGACGATTGTAGCCGTTACCGAAGAAAATGGAGGTGCAGGGGGCGATATTGAAGATTTACTGAATATTGTTCGATTAACTGGAAAATACGCTGCTCCTATTCCATTTTTTGAAACAACCTTTGCGAACTATTTACTGGAGTATTCGAAGTTACAGGTACTAGAAGGTTTAGCGACATATAGGTTATCTATGAACCAAGTCTTTACGTTAGAGAGCGGGACACTAACGGGTGAGGCTCATCATATTCCATGGGCACGTCATGTGAAGCACCTAGTAACACTTGCTCATAGTACAGAGGGTACGCATCTTGTAGCAATAGACTTAAGTCAGGCTGAAATTAAACAAGGCACAAATTTAGCAGGCGAGCCGCGTGATACAGTGACATTCCAACATGCACTAATTTCACAAATGTCTGCTGTGTTATCTCCTAATGAAATACACACTTTAACAACACTCTGTACCGCCTTTCAATTAGCCCTGATGACTGGTGCTATTGATAAAATAAATGACTTAACCGTTCAATATACGAAGGAACGTGAGCAATTCGGTCGACCGATTCATCGCTTCCAGCTTGTTCAGCAGCATATTGTTCACTTAGCAGGTGAAACGGCTATTGCTTTAGCGGCATTTAATAATGTAACCGAAGCCCTTCTGACAAATAATGAAAAAAGTGAGGTTGCATACGCCCGCATTCGTTTTGAAGAAATCATTCAAACAGTTACAACCATCTCACACCAAGTACACGCAGCCATTGGTACAACCCACGAACATAGTTTGCATCAATTTACACGTAGACTTTGGGCATGGCGAGACGAAGGAGTAGATTCCTCTTATTGGACTAATATTGTAGCATTACAGCTAATGGAAAATAGCGAGGATAGTCTTTGGACATATTTGACTAGTAGCTCTCCACTACTCAAAGTAGAAGGATGA
- the rpoN gene encoding RNA polymerase sigma-54 factor has product MQMAIKTSQKVMQVLSAQLVQHLEILQYSTNELEQFIYDKANENPLLVVTDAAVKSQYEEIFQLASCSVKNFSSQYYEPKSNLFNFVEMGLAAKESYERFLLEQVPIHKNLSSMDLKILMFLIQSLDDRLFLDVDIKLVADRFKTSNFHVEALLDLLQTFEPVGVGARNTKEYLLIQVDRDELAPKLTYQFIKDDLELVAAQAIKQLSKKYKTPIHEVKKTLDYIKNLQPVITGDKLEAIPYVIPEIEVEKMDEEWLIKLNRGYIPTVTIDKHYVEILKNDPNCKTYFRDTMKDALLLLQGIEQRDKTLYELARLLVKLQKDFFQQGFEAIQPMRLKDVADILGLHVSTISRAIRGKYIKTSHGVYALQTLFTKGVMNSSGKMDSIMYIKKRLKQLIEGEDKQKPLTDQLITKILSGEGIQISRRTVAKYREEMNILSSFNRSYG; this is encoded by the coding sequence ATGCAAATGGCTATCAAAACTTCCCAAAAGGTAATGCAAGTTTTATCAGCGCAGCTTGTACAGCATTTAGAAATTCTGCAATACTCCACAAATGAGCTAGAACAGTTCATCTATGACAAAGCTAATGAAAATCCTCTGTTAGTTGTTACTGATGCTGCAGTAAAAAGTCAATACGAGGAAATTTTCCAATTAGCAAGCTGTTCCGTTAAGAATTTTTCCTCGCAATATTATGAGCCAAAAAGTAATTTGTTTAATTTCGTTGAGATGGGGCTAGCTGCAAAAGAAAGCTATGAACGGTTTTTATTGGAACAGGTGCCTATTCATAAAAATCTTTCTTCTATGGATTTAAAAATCTTAATGTTTTTAATTCAATCTTTAGATGATCGTTTATTTTTAGATGTTGATATTAAATTGGTCGCCGATAGATTTAAAACAAGTAATTTTCATGTAGAGGCACTATTGGATTTACTCCAAACATTTGAGCCAGTAGGAGTAGGGGCACGTAATACGAAAGAATACTTACTAATTCAAGTAGATAGAGATGAGCTTGCACCTAAATTAACCTACCAATTTATCAAAGATGATTTAGAGTTAGTAGCTGCACAGGCCATTAAACAATTAAGTAAAAAGTACAAAACGCCAATACATGAAGTAAAAAAAACTTTGGACTATATAAAAAATTTACAACCAGTAATAACAGGAGATAAATTGGAAGCGATTCCATATGTCATTCCTGAAATTGAAGTGGAGAAAATGGATGAGGAATGGTTGATTAAATTAAATCGTGGATATATCCCAACCGTTACAATTGATAAACATTATGTAGAAATATTAAAGAATGATCCAAATTGTAAAACATATTTCCGAGACACAATGAAAGATGCTCTGTTATTACTACAAGGAATTGAGCAACGTGATAAAACACTTTATGAACTAGCTAGATTGCTAGTGAAATTGCAAAAGGATTTTTTCCAACAAGGGTTTGAAGCTATACAGCCCATGCGTTTGAAGGATGTAGCAGACATTTTAGGTTTACATGTATCAACAATTAGTCGTGCTATTCGTGGCAAATATATTAAAACCTCTCATGGCGTATATGCTTTACAAACGTTATTTACTAAGGGCGTGATGAATAGTTCAGGAAAAATGGATTCTATTATGTATATTAAAAAGCGACTTAAACAGTTGATCGAGGGTGAGGATAAACAAAAGCCTTTAACGGATCAGCTAATTACTAAAATATTAAGTGGAGAAGGGATTCAAATTTCTAGACGGACAGTAGCGAAGTACAGAGAGGAAATGAACATTTTGAGCTCATTTAATCGGTCATATGGATAG
- the ribD gene encoding bifunctional diaminohydroxyphosphoribosylaminopyrimidine deaminase/5-amino-6-(5-phosphoribosylamino)uracil reductase RibD has product MTTDEKYMQLALDLAASAKGNTNPNPLVGAVIVKDGIIVGTGLHRKAGEPHAEVHAFRMAGEHAKGATLYVTLEPCSHYGKTPPCAKLVKESEVNRVVVAMQDPNPAVAGRGIQLLRDAGIEVAVGVLEEHAQRLNERFIHNMLTKRPFIISKYAMTLDGKIATHTGHSKWVTGEEARQDVHHIRHQVDGILVGVGTVIADNPSLTTRLQEGYGKNPVRIIMDSTLRIPAHAHVLDVKEANTIIVCDRNASLEKIAVLREQGVTVIPVHSNQEGLMIDDMLDKLYQYGITDILVEGGSAVNASFLQQSAIDKYVIYIAPKVLGGKLSLTPFAGPNPSTMDASWDVEVASIDKIGQDLRIIAYPKKGEGK; this is encoded by the coding sequence ATGACAACAGATGAAAAATATATGCAATTAGCACTAGATTTAGCCGCTAGTGCAAAAGGCAATACGAACCCGAATCCACTTGTTGGGGCAGTAATCGTAAAAGATGGCATAATTGTAGGCACAGGCTTACACAGAAAGGCAGGTGAGCCACATGCGGAGGTTCATGCTTTCCGTATGGCTGGAGAACATGCAAAGGGTGCTACACTTTACGTAACACTTGAGCCATGTTCACATTATGGAAAAACACCTCCTTGTGCGAAATTAGTAAAGGAATCTGAAGTTAATCGTGTTGTGGTTGCCATGCAAGATCCGAATCCTGCTGTGGCTGGTCGTGGTATTCAGCTACTACGTGATGCAGGGATTGAGGTAGCTGTAGGCGTTCTGGAGGAGCATGCTCAACGTTTAAATGAACGTTTTATTCATAATATGTTAACAAAACGACCATTTATCATTTCAAAATACGCGATGACATTAGATGGAAAAATAGCGACCCACACTGGTCATTCTAAGTGGGTGACAGGTGAGGAGGCTCGTCAGGATGTTCATCATATTCGACATCAAGTAGATGGGATATTAGTTGGTGTTGGCACGGTGATAGCTGACAATCCTTCCTTGACAACAAGGCTACAAGAGGGGTACGGGAAAAATCCAGTACGTATCATTATGGATAGCACACTCCGCATACCAGCACATGCTCACGTACTAGATGTGAAAGAAGCTAACACGATTATTGTCTGTGATAGGAATGCAAGTTTAGAGAAGATAGCTGTCTTACGTGAACAAGGTGTAACAGTTATTCCAGTGCACAGTAATCAAGAGGGCCTTATGATAGATGATATGCTTGATAAGCTCTATCAATATGGCATTACTGATATTTTAGTGGAGGGCGGCAGTGCAGTAAATGCTTCCTTTTTACAGCAGAGTGCGATTGATAAATATGTCATTTATATTGCACCAAAAGTTCTTGGAGGAAAATTATCCTTAACACCATTTGCCGGTCCAAATCCTTCAACAATGGATGCATCATGGGATGTTGAAGTTGCATCCATTGATAAGATTGGGCAGGATTTACGTATTATTGCTTATCCGAAAAAGGGTGAGGGTAAGTGA
- a CDS encoding enoyl-CoA hydratase, with protein MTDLLFEVRDHIATITLNRPETYNAFSEEMITEWIKALEIVRDSNDIRAVIVKGNGKSFCAGGDIKAMQAGEGFFQSEEDISSTGLARKNSLWKKIQRIPLLLEEIDKPVIAQVHGFAMGAGLDMALMCDIRIAAKSTKISESYINVAIVPGDGGAYYLPKLIGIDQALDMFWTARVLTADEAKDKGVVTFVVDDHELDEYTMNYARDLASRPTTTLQFIKRAVYQSQRMELRTALDYISSQMAIVTELDDFKEGVSAVVEKRKPVYK; from the coding sequence ATGACTGATTTACTTTTTGAAGTGCGAGATCATATTGCAACCATTACGTTAAATAGACCTGAGACGTACAATGCTTTTAGTGAAGAAATGATTACTGAGTGGATAAAAGCGCTGGAAATTGTTCGTGATTCAAACGATATTCGAGCTGTCATTGTAAAAGGTAATGGAAAGTCTTTTTGTGCGGGCGGCGATATTAAAGCCATGCAAGCAGGTGAGGGCTTTTTCCAAAGCGAAGAGGACATCTCTTCTACAGGTTTAGCACGAAAAAATTCACTTTGGAAAAAAATTCAACGTATCCCTCTTCTCCTTGAAGAAATTGATAAGCCCGTTATTGCACAGGTGCATGGTTTTGCAATGGGGGCTGGGCTTGATATGGCCTTAATGTGTGATATTCGGATTGCCGCTAAATCTACAAAGATTTCAGAGAGCTATATAAACGTTGCGATTGTGCCTGGTGATGGTGGAGCTTATTATTTACCAAAATTAATTGGTATTGATCAAGCATTGGATATGTTCTGGACAGCTCGTGTACTAACTGCAGATGAAGCAAAAGACAAAGGTGTTGTAACATTTGTTGTGGATGACCATGAGCTAGACGAATACACAATGAATTATGCACGAGACTTAGCAAGTCGACCTACTACAACACTACAATTCATTAAGCGTGCTGTTTATCAAAGTCAACGCATGGAATTACGTACTGCCCTTGATTATATTTCATCGCAAATGGCGATTGTCACAGAATTGGATGACTTTAAAGAGGGTGTAAGCGCGGTTGTAGAAAAACGTAAGCCTGTTTATAAATGA
- a CDS encoding CoA transferase, translating into MQPLENIRVLDLSRVYAAPAGSMMLADLGAEVIRIEHPNGSDSMRDWGPFVQEQSTYYLCANRNKKSILLDLKTTEGRERFKDLVKDADIVLENFKTGDMARMGLSYEELKKVNPRLIYCAVTGFGQTGPLAHEPGFDPVIQAMSGLMHVTGSLEGEATKVGVPIADILTSNYVVISILAALRLRDLTDQGQFIDLALLDVQMSSLANVASAYLNTGFSSQRLGNRHNNVAPYQVFQCADGPLMICVGTDGQFQRFCTMLKHEEWAKDPRFLSNTLRKQHEAELVQMIATITITKTRDEWITLLQQFKIPGGRVNTIAEALAQPQLIARDMIGELEHEQYGTIKFIKSPLKFSNLNIQYKLAPPLLGEHTIEFQKNSLL; encoded by the coding sequence ATGCAACCTCTTGAAAATATTCGAGTGCTAGACTTATCACGTGTTTATGCTGCCCCTGCTGGCTCCATGATGCTGGCAGATTTAGGAGCGGAAGTAATTCGCATTGAACACCCAAATGGCTCCGATAGTATGCGAGATTGGGGACCATTTGTGCAAGAGCAAAGTACGTACTATTTATGTGCCAATCGAAATAAAAAATCAATTCTACTAGACTTAAAAACAACAGAAGGTAGAGAAAGATTTAAAGATCTTGTCAAAGATGCAGATATCGTACTTGAAAATTTTAAAACTGGGGATATGGCACGTATGGGACTAAGCTATGAAGAGCTGAAAAAAGTAAACCCACGCCTTATTTATTGTGCAGTCACAGGTTTCGGGCAAACTGGCCCTCTTGCACACGAACCTGGCTTTGACCCGGTTATTCAAGCAATGAGTGGCTTAATGCATGTCACTGGCTCACTTGAGGGTGAAGCAACAAAGGTGGGTGTACCTATTGCAGATATTTTAACGTCTAATTATGTTGTCATAAGTATTTTAGCTGCCTTACGACTACGAGATCTAACTGATCAAGGGCAATTTATAGACTTAGCTTTATTAGATGTCCAAATGAGTAGCTTAGCAAATGTAGCAAGTGCTTATTTAAATACAGGCTTTTCCTCACAACGTCTAGGGAATCGCCATAATAATGTTGCTCCGTATCAAGTATTTCAATGTGCAGATGGTCCCTTAATGATCTGTGTCGGGACAGATGGACAGTTTCAAAGGTTTTGCACGATGCTGAAACATGAGGAATGGGCAAAGGATCCGCGCTTTTTATCAAATACCCTGCGTAAGCAACATGAGGCTGAGCTTGTACAGATGATAGCTACTATTACAATTACTAAAACTCGGGATGAATGGATTACATTATTACAGCAATTTAAAATTCCCGGTGGTCGTGTGAATACGATTGCTGAGGCACTAGCACAACCCCAGTTGATCGCTCGTGATATGATTGGTGAACTTGAGCACGAACAATATGGGACAATCAAATTTATTAAAAGCCCATTAAAATTTTCCAATTTAAATATTCAATATAAATTAGCACCACCGTTACTTGGAGAACATACAATTGAATTCCAAAAAAACTCTCTCCTCTAA
- a CDS encoding IclR family transcriptional regulator: MNQEIFEKNYTMSSLHKAIKVLKAFTKDEPSLSLTELSKKTGISISSLQRFVSTFVYEGFLHKDERTKRYQLGHSLLYLGNLVKEESSLIIVAEPILKKLNEQFGESVSMNIIDGLERRCILNYDSTYPLSTKMFVGDTSPLYAGASSKALLAFMANAEEYVERIELELISDKTILSKEQLWEELLQIRKQRFAKSNSERVRGACSLSAPILDASQQVIASVSLVIPEVRYNDYDENQLIGTIQSVGLEIEKQLF; this comes from the coding sequence ATGAATCAAGAGATTTTCGAAAAAAACTATACAATGTCATCGCTGCACAAAGCTATTAAAGTATTAAAAGCTTTTACAAAAGATGAACCTAGCCTTTCTCTTACCGAGTTAAGTAAAAAAACAGGGATAAGCATCTCTAGTTTACAGCGCTTCGTTTCTACCTTTGTATATGAAGGCTTTCTGCATAAAGATGAACGTACAAAGCGCTATCAATTAGGGCATTCACTTCTGTACCTAGGAAATTTAGTTAAAGAAGAATCGAGTCTAATTATTGTTGCAGAGCCCATTTTAAAGAAGTTAAATGAACAATTTGGTGAGAGTGTTTCCATGAATATAATTGATGGATTGGAAAGGCGCTGTATATTAAACTACGATTCAACCTACCCGCTTTCAACAAAGATGTTCGTTGGGGACACTTCTCCTCTTTATGCGGGAGCTTCTTCTAAAGCATTGCTCGCTTTTATGGCAAATGCAGAGGAATATGTTGAGCGTATAGAGCTTGAATTAATCTCAGACAAAACCATTCTTTCCAAAGAGCAGCTATGGGAGGAATTACTGCAAATTCGTAAACAACGATTTGCAAAAAGCAATAGTGAACGTGTACGAGGTGCATGCTCGCTATCGGCTCCAATTTTAGATGCTTCTCAGCAAGTTATTGCCTCCGTGTCATTGGTCATACCTGAAGTACGATACAATGACTATGATGAAAATCAACTAATTGGCACTATTCAAAGCGTTGGCTTAGAAATTGAAAAACAATTATTTTAA
- a CDS encoding acyl-CoA dehydrogenase translates to MLHLPTVQFTEEQEQFRLEVRAFLQDELAKGTFTQKCDSWLSGDDPKFSKLIGQKGWIGLTWPKKYGGQERSTIDRYILTEEFLAIGAPVAAHWFADRQTGPLLLRYGSEEQREFFLPEIVKGECYFGIGLSEPNSGSDLASVSTRAEKIEGGWIVNGQKIWTSNAHLCHYMVTLVRTSPFDGKNKHAGLSQLIIDLQAQGVTIVPIKYLTGEHHYNEVFFDNVFVPDNMIVGEIGNGWAQGLAELAFERSGPERILSTFPLIDELIQELKRQNNSQGLMQASKIVARLWSLRNLSIGVAQLLESGNSEDVSIPAALVKALGTKFEQSIPEITRLIIQTYPSLDADRKIDRFMAQSILHAPGFTIRGGTSEVLYGVVAKGVVAQ, encoded by the coding sequence ATGCTTCATTTACCAACGGTGCAATTTACAGAAGAACAGGAACAATTTCGCTTAGAGGTTCGAGCTTTTCTGCAGGATGAATTAGCAAAAGGGACCTTCACACAAAAATGTGATTCTTGGTTAAGTGGAGATGATCCTAAATTCTCCAAATTAATTGGTCAAAAGGGCTGGATTGGCTTAACCTGGCCTAAAAAATATGGTGGTCAAGAACGAAGTACTATAGATCGATATATTTTAACCGAGGAATTTTTAGCCATCGGCGCTCCTGTTGCAGCGCATTGGTTTGCGGACCGCCAAACAGGTCCTCTTCTTTTACGTTATGGGTCAGAAGAACAGCGTGAATTTTTCTTACCTGAAATCGTGAAAGGAGAATGCTATTTTGGCATAGGCTTAAGTGAACCTAATAGTGGCTCTGACCTAGCTTCTGTCAGTACACGTGCCGAAAAAATAGAAGGTGGCTGGATTGTAAATGGGCAAAAAATATGGACGAGTAACGCTCATCTTTGCCATTATATGGTCACTTTAGTACGTACAAGTCCTTTTGATGGGAAGAATAAGCATGCAGGGCTAAGTCAGCTTATTATCGATTTACAGGCACAGGGTGTAACCATTGTTCCCATTAAATATTTAACTGGCGAGCATCATTACAATGAGGTGTTCTTTGATAACGTTTTTGTACCGGACAATATGATTGTTGGAGAAATCGGTAATGGCTGGGCACAAGGATTAGCAGAGCTTGCCTTTGAGCGTAGTGGTCCAGAGAGAATCTTGAGCACATTTCCATTAATAGATGAGCTTATTCAAGAGCTAAAGCGCCAAAACAATTCACAAGGATTAATGCAAGCATCCAAAATTGTTGCTCGTCTTTGGAGTCTACGAAATCTATCAATTGGTGTGGCTCAACTTTTAGAATCTGGCAATAGTGAAGATGTATCTATTCCAGCAGCACTTGTGAAAGCACTTGGAACGAAATTCGAGCAAAGTATTCCTGAAATCACACGTCTAATCATACAGACTTATCCTTCACTTGATGCCGATCGTAAAATTGATCGCTTTATGGCTCAGTCTATTTTACATGCGCCAGGCTTTACAATTAGAGGTGGCACTTCAGAAGTATTGTATGGTGTTGTAGCGAAAGGAGTTGTAGCACAATGA